Proteins from a genomic interval of Oryctolagus cuniculus chromosome 8, mOryCun1.1, whole genome shotgun sequence:
- the LOC100348297 gene encoding zinc finger protein 717-like has product MFTRLWERLPRGELQVMTAFEDLAVYFTWEEWQKMNNAQKILYRDVMLETYSNLFSLGHCITKPDLIFKLERGEEPWMVDECLNQSLSVVMKRDDLIRINQESQDKNLNQDFMKNNKTSALKRIELRKTLSLNSIHVPTLIIKKGIYSGLKPEECNKCHTVFPPSGPDQLQAGEKFDNTKIPGKSLQFCEPLSQHDNIHIMKQPFGPTGQAKVFTRKMFCKSERVHMAENCNKSTVTFGKATQIEKAIHDNSSLNMHQQTHTRKKFYKYIMYVEPVIHQSHLAINQRLNTREKLYTCKPCGKSLSFNSPSECSDCGKAFGQKSVLRKQHKIHTGEKPHECSDCGKAFTQKSYLINHQQIHTGEKHHKCLQCGKSLLWKSHLTIHQRIHTGEKPHKCNDCGKAFTQKSNLLLHQRIHTGEKPHKCNDCGKAFGQKSNLIIHQRIHTGEKPHKCNDCGKAFGQKSSLIIHQRIHTGEKPHKCNDCGKAFGQKSSLIIHQRIHTGEEPHKCNDCGKAFGRKSDLIIHQRIHTGEKPHKCNDCGKAFGQKSSLIIHQRIHTGEKPHKCNDCGKAFGRKSDLIRHQRIHTGEKPHKCNDCGKAFTQKSNLLLHQRIHTGEKPHKCNDCGKAFGQKSKLIIHQRIHTGEKPHKCNDCGKAFTQKSFLILHQRIHTGEEPHKCNDCGKAFG; this is encoded by the exons GTGATgacagcatttgaagacctggctgtgtactttacgtgggaggaatggcagaaaatgaacaatgctcagaaaatcctgtacagagatgtgatgctggagacctacagcaacctgttctccttgg ggcactgcattaccaaacctgacttgatcttcaagttggagcgaGGAGAAGAGCCATGGATGGTGGACGAATGCTTGAATCAGAGCCTTTcag tggtcatgaaaagggatgacctgattaggatcaaccaggaaagtcaggacaaaaatctgaatcaggattttatgaaaaataacaagacatcagctctcaagagaatagaattaagaaaaacacttagtTTAAATTCAATCCATGTTCCAACACTGATTATTAAAAAGGGAATCTATTCAGGACTGAAGCCTGAGGAATGCAATAAATGTCACACTGTGTTTCCCCCcagtgggcctgatcaactacaggctggagagaaatttgataacactaagatacctggaaaatctctccagttctgtgagcctCTTAGTCAGCATGACAATATTCACAtcatgaagcagccatttggacccACTGGACAAGCAAAAGTCTTCACAAGAAAGATGTTCTGTAAATCTGAGAGGGTTCATATGGCAGAAAACTGTAATAAATCAACTGTCACATTTGGAAAAGCAACGCAAATAGAAAAAGCTATCCATGACAATTCTAGCCTCAATATGCATCAACAaactcacacaagaaagaaattttataagtacattatGTATGTTGAACCTGTCATTCACCAGTCACATCTTGCAATAAATCAGAGACTAAATACAAGGGAAAAACTTTACACGTGTAAACCTTGTGGAAAATCACTCAGTTTTAATTCACCTTCTGAatgtagtgactgtggaaaagcctttggacaaaagtcagtcctcaggaaacaacacaaaattcacacaggggagaaacctcatgaatgtagtgactgtggaaaagcctttacacaAAAGTCATACCTCATAAACCATCAGCAAATTCACACCGGAGAGAAACATCATAAATGCCTTCAATGTGGAAAAAGCCTTCTGTGGAAGTCACACCTCaccatacaccagcgaattcacacaggggagaaacctcataaatgtaatgactgcggAAAAGCCTTTACACAAAAGTCAAACCTCCTCttacatcagcgaattcacacaggggagaaacctcataaatgtaatgactgtggaaaagcctttggacaaaagtcaaacctcatcatacaccagcgaattcacacaggggagaaacctcataaatgtaatgactgtggaaaagcctttggacaaaagtcaagcctcatcatacaccagcgaattcacacaggggagaaacctcataaatgtaatgactgcggaaaagcctttggacaaaagtcaagcctcatcatacaccagcgaattcacacaggggaggaacctcataaatgtaatgactgtggaaaagcctttggacgaaagtcagacctcatcatacaccagcgaattcacacaggggagaaacctcataaatgtaatgactgcggaaaagcctttggacaaaagtcaagcctcatcatacaccagcgaattcacacaggggagaaacctcataaatgtaatgactgtggaaaagcctttggacgaaagtcagacctcatcagacaccagcgaattcacacaggggagaaacctcataaatgtaatgactgcggAAAAGCCTTTACACAAAAGTCAAACCTCCTCttacatcagcgaattcacacaggggagaaacctcataaatgtaatgactgtggaaaagcctttggacaaaagtcaaaactcatcatacaccagcgaattcacacaggggagaaacctcataaatgtaatgactgtggaaaagcctttactcAAAAGTCATTCCTCATACtccatcagcgaattcacacaggggaggaACCTCataaatgcaatgactgtggaaaagcctttggatgA